The genomic DNA GCAAGGCTTTCCTAATTTTAATAGCGATAATAAATTAAAAGAATTAGTAACAAAAGCAATGCATTCTGGTTATAACCAATACGCACCAATGCCTGGTAATTTAGACTTACGTGAAGCGATAGCAAATAAATTTGATTTATTGTATGGTACAAGTTACAAACCAGATACCGAAATTACAGTCACCGCAGGAGCAACACAGGCGATTTATACTATAATTTCTGCCTTTGTAAAACCAGAAGATGAAGTTATAATATTTCGTCCTGCTTATGATTGTTATGAGCCAGCAATTGAAATTAATGGAGGTAAAACAATATCAATACAACTTGAAGCACCACATTATAGTGTTAATTGGGATACGGTAGAATCTCTATTTACAAACAAAACAAAACTTATAATAATAAATACACCTCAAAATCCAAGCGGTTCTATTTTTTCTGAAAAAGATATGGCGGCATTAGAGCACATAACAAAAAATTCTAACTGTATAATTTTAAGTGACGAAGTATATGAGCATATTATTTTTGATGGTGTACAACACCAAAGTATTTGTAGGTTTCCTAATTTAAAATCTAGAAGTTTTATAACAGCATCTTTTGGTAAAACATTTCACAATACAGGTTGGAAACTTGGATATTGTTGTGGGCCTAAAGTGCTTATGGATGAGTTTAGAAAAGTACATCAATTTAATGTGTTTAGCGTAAACCACCCAATGCAAAAAGCATTAGCAGAATATTTAAAAATACCTAATCGTTATTTAGAACTCTCACAGTTTTATCAAGACAAACGCGATTTGTTTTTAAATTTAATTGCACCATCAAGATTTAAATTTGTTCCTGCAAAAGGGACGTATTTTCAAGTGTTAGATTTTTCTAATATTACTACAGCGTATGATGTAGACTTTGCTAAAAGATTAACAATTGAAAATAAAATAGCATCTATTCCATTATCTGTATTTAACGATAATAACAGAGATGATAAAGTTTTGCGTTTTTGTTTTGCTAAAACCGAAGACACACTAAAACAAGCAGCAGAAATTTTAAATAAAATATAAATTAGTATATTAGAAATAGAATTTTATAACAATTAATTAATGAGAATATTAAAAATCACAGGCTTGTTATTATGCCTTGGAGTTAGTTTTGTAACTGCTCAAGAAGTAGATTATAATAACGAAATTTATACCGTAAAAAACAATAAAGTTTATAAAGCAGGAGAAGAGCAAACCGAGCAGTTAACCAATGCTGCAAAAGAAGAAATTATTACACGTTTTAATAGGCTTAAAGAACA from Lacinutrix sp. 5H-3-7-4 includes the following:
- a CDS encoding methionine aminotransferase — translated: MKHQSKLPNVSTTIFSVMSALANKHDAINLSQGFPNFNSDNKLKELVTKAMHSGYNQYAPMPGNLDLREAIANKFDLLYGTSYKPDTEITVTAGATQAIYTIISAFVKPEDEVIIFRPAYDCYEPAIEINGGKTISIQLEAPHYSVNWDTVESLFTNKTKLIIINTPQNPSGSIFSEKDMAALEHITKNSNCIILSDEVYEHIIFDGVQHQSICRFPNLKSRSFITASFGKTFHNTGWKLGYCCGPKVLMDEFRKVHQFNVFSVNHPMQKALAEYLKIPNRYLELSQFYQDKRDLFLNLIAPSRFKFVPAKGTYFQVLDFSNITTAYDVDFAKRLTIENKIASIPLSVFNDNNRDDKVLRFCFAKTEDTLKQAAEILNKI